Part of the Lepidochelys kempii isolate rLepKem1 chromosome 8, rLepKem1.hap2, whole genome shotgun sequence genome is shown below.
TCAGCCAGGCCAGGCCATTCCTTTGAAACTCATGATGGTGACTCTTTAAATGTGACGGCGTAGGCTAACTGATCCCAGTCTAGGTCCATGCCCTGCCAGTTCATTGTTATTGGAGCTGAGGCTTTCATTGCAGGGAGCCGGAGAGCGGCTTTGGAAAGCACGGTCGCTTGTGCCACTGCTAACTGTCTATTGTTTTCTACTTCCAGAGCCGTATGTTTTGTACCAGCACCGCAGATGATGACCCTGCACTGACCTTGCCCTGAAGACCCCTGCAGCAGCGTTGGAAGGATTCCCCCGTTGAttataattatttcattttttggtGGTTGGTTGGTTAGTTGCCGCTGCgagtggggtttggttttttggtttggttctggttttttttaacaCCATGTCTAATCCTGGTGCCCCTCAAGACGCTGGTAACAAGCCCAACATGTTGGACAGAAATAACCCAGAGGACTCGCAGCCCCCTGTTAACTCCGAGAGGAGGAACAAAAGTGGGATCATAAGTGAACCTTTGAACAAAAGTCTTAAGAAATCGCGTCCACTCTCCCATTACTCcaccttcagcagcagcagctcggtAAGCGAACATTCAGAGAAAGGAACCTCCTTAGCTAATGGCAATGAAGCCACAACTGTGGATAAAAGTCACTCTACCTCAAAGCACAAAAATATCTCTAGTATGCTGAGCAAATCAGACAGGGCGTCAGAAATCTCATCAGAAGGACAGATCAGCCTACAACAGTTTGCTCAGTCTACAGATATGCTCAAAAGAGTGGTACAGGAGCACATTCCTTTACCAAATGACCACGGGACTGGTATCTCTGATATGGAAGCGGTCTCAGCTGCAGAGACAATGAACAGCCCTTCTGATTTTCCTTACCTGGGGGCTTTTCCCATAAACCCAGGCCTTTTCATTATGACCCCTGCTGGCGTGTTTCTGGCAGAGAGCGCGCTCCATATGGCTGGCTTGGCAGAGTACCCAATGCAGAATGAATTGGCATCTGCCATCAATTCTGGGAAAAAGAAACGGAAAAGATGTGGCATGTGCCCTCCATGCCGAAGACGGATAAACTGCGAGCAGTGCAGCAGTTGTAGGAATCGCAAAACTGGCCACCAGATTTGCAAATTCCGAAAATGTGAGGAACTCAAAAAGAAGCCGTCTGCAGCGCTGGAGGTAACTGGCTGTAGTCCGACATCCTAACCTTTCTCTTGGTCTGCTGTCCTTTGGATGTTGATAGAGATGATAAAATCCCGGGGCTTTTTCCTTCTTAACAATTCCTGCCTTTAGCAACACACAAATTGTCagcgttcccccccccccatgctgatCGACTGTATTCTGATTAGTAATTAGCAGTAATATCACCTGAAATAGGTCTTGCCATGATGATTACAACCCTCAGTAGATTTGTATCCTTTTTATTGACTCCTGTAGGGGCTTTTGAGTTTTAATACCCCTTTCTTGTATAACAGGGGAGTGTCTCACAATTGCACCTGCCAGCTAGCTAGCCATTGCTTAGTACAATTCCTGAGCCAGTAAGTGAATCATGGgatgagggcctgatccaaagcctactgaagtcagtggtctGTGGACagcagtgggttttggatcaggccctgaattctAGGCTTTTCAGGGCAGGTCTCAAGGTCACTCTGGTAGTCATTATCAATCTGTTAAACCTGTTTTTTCAAACTGGTGTTCCACTGTAAGTCATTAGTTTGCCCCTTGTTCTGAAAGGGAAGAAACAGGCTGTGGTTAATTCCTGTGAAAATGACTGTGCTGTGTGCAAATTGTTAGGGGATGAGCTCTTGAAAGTTGGTGTGATCAACTGGGGAATGGCCACTTCATTTGGGAAACATGTCCAGTACTGAGACAACCTAAGCTTACCTAGGGCTAGATTCTGAGTTTGAGGACACCAATATGAATCCATTGAAGAAAGAAGAGTTACTCCAGATATACAGTAGTGTCACTGGGAATGGAATCTGACCCCTgatctttcctttttttatgtCTGGAATGTGGGCCTGGTCCAATAGGCTTCCTCAGTGTCCAGTTCCAGAGCGTGCTGGGTGTCTCCTGGGAGCTGCTGCGAGCCAGCAGAATCAAGTGAGCATCCCGGGTGCTCTGCTCctttcaggattgggtccttaatttTTACTTGGGCAAACACTCTTTAAGATCACTGGGAGTTtagtctgagtaaggactgcaggatttggtgcTAGAAAAGAGCTGCCCCAACATATCCCGCTGGTTTGTGAAGCTGATTCCTGATCGAGTGTTAGTGCAGGGCAGATGGGTTATTAATCTGGAGCCCATATGCCAGGCAGTGGGGATTGAGTTATCAGACATGCCTGAAATTCAACCAGAGCCTTGTGGAGCAAGATCAGAACTCAGTTGTTCTCAGTAAACTTCAGCTTAAATTATGTGAAAAGTTAGGCATGAGTTAGGAGCATACAGTGCCTCTGAGCATATTTCAGGCGTGAGATGGCAAGGAACTACTATGCTTTATTATTAACGCCAACATGTGTGCATCTATTCACTACTTCATCCATCCCTTCAATGAGGAAAGATCAataaaattgggggttgggggaatCCCTGGCGTAGGCATTTTATATCATCAGACGCTCTTCCCATAAATCTATCTCTgtattttggctttttaaaataaaatctcctAGCCATGGATTGACCAGGGCTTCTGAAGTTCAGCTGTGGAAGGACAGTTCACCCGCTGTCTGCCTGAATTTTCTCGCTTGAATTTAAAATCCCAGAAGACCTGTTGTTTGGAAACATTCTGTTGACCAGAGATGTTTTCTGATCCCCATGTGTTAGTTTTGTTGTGGTAGAGATGTGTGTAGCGCTTTATAAAGCCCGAGCACAAAAGCGATGTAGGTAGCAACAAAAGCAAACCTTTGCATGTCAAGGATACAACCTTGACCTGGATGAGCTGTGCGGATACGAGGGAACTGAATCTCCCCGCTGTTTCTTGAGCAGAAATGGCTCAAGTGTGAGTCAGTGTTTTGTGCTAGGACTAGTGACCACACTTGGCTGGGCTGAGTCCTCTGAACAAGGTCCTCTGTATTATTCCATTTAATTCATGGTCAATTTTTGGTAGCTTGACCACCGCTTAGGCTGTgtgccttcctcctcctgctgaaGATTGCTCCTGTGAAGCCAACAAAGGTTAAAAACACCTCGGCCTCAGTTGAGGCAGCAAGATGTTGTACCAGGTTGCAAGGGTATTATGCAACCTCTGACGTCTTCTGAAGGAGAGAACTTACTGTTTTCTTAGCCACATTCTAAGTTTTCAATTAGCATCAGATCTGAATGAAtagtgaaggggaaaaaaatctatttgggtGGCAGGGGTATGAGGGGACTGGTGTCTTTCAAAAACCGCTGTATTGCTAAATTATATTCTTGTTCTAATTTGCTGAgtcagtgatctggaaaaagggagagggggaaaaaaaagttcatCTTTTCTGAAGAGTCCTAAAGCAGGTCAATTGATTCCATAGCTCACATTAGGTTGAAGAGGGTTTTCTTCCTGCAATATGAGTTAAATATGGAAGTTAAATTGCATGGGGAGCCCTTTGAACGCCCACCCGTTTGATTTGTTTCCTGTTCTACAGCTGACTGGGAAATCGGAGTCACTGGAATCGGGCTTTTAATTTATGATTTGGGACCTCTGAGTGGATGGGTCACTTTCCTTTCTGAGTGAATTTGGAATAACACATAGGTGTAGGACAGGTGACTCAACAGGAATCCCAGATGTGGATAGGTGCATAGGCAGAAATGGATTGATAGCTGTTATTGGCTCTAAAGTTTCAGGTAAGATTCCATCCTTTGGAGAACTAAGGAACTTACAGTCACCAAAATAGGGCGAAACCTCAAATACTGTACATTTATGGCCACTCTTTCCATGAGATCGCCCCAGAAACTGCATTCTCATTCACACTGCCTATCTAGTTTTCAGTCCATATGCGTAGGTAGGTGAAGACAGGGTGGCAGACTGTGAGCTGCCGGCCAGTGGGAGATGCAGTTCTCATGTGCTTTAAGGCGATCCAGTGCATTCTTCCACTCACTGGAGCCTGGTGGTGCTGAGGGCTGTGTACACAATAGAACTCAACCTCTTCTGAAATGTTCATTGTTTGTCTCTTTCCTGATGAAAATATCCTCCTCTTAGACTTTGTCGTCTCCATAATGTGAGACAAATTTGGGAAGTCACCAGTGTTTCGACACAATTTATTGGTGATTAAACCTTCACCAACTTCACCTATCACCGTTGGCCGAAGCACTGCAACAAATTCACGCAACATCACTGTGTTCTACTCAGTTTCTTGGCTCAATAGCGCCCCCTGGAGATGGTCATGGCTCCTGTTTTGAGAGCAGAGGTATTGCTGATGGTCTCTGTTCCTCCATTGCTGGTGATGACTAGACAAGGAAGTGTTGTCCTGACGTTATTCTTGTGTGGCTTCAAAAATCTCTCAAGAGCCATACTTCCTCCCTTTCTGAGCTAGCTGGGCAAACACTGGAGAACAATATTCACATACGCTCATTTGAACGAACTCTGTGAATCCAGTTCAACGGCATCCATGACATTCCGTATTAATTTTTGATGACCTTTGGGCTCCTCCCCCTTGTACAATTGTACAAGAATGAGTGTGGAAGGTTCAGGTCTCTTGTGAATACAAGTGCAAATAtgtggccattttaaaatctctttcagGTGCCTCTTCTGTGATGCAAAAGGTTCTGTTATCCAATGGGAGAACAGAAACAAGATCATGTGGCCTAGATGACCATTCACACATGCCAAAGGGCAAATAGAGCGAGAGAGTGAAGCGTTAGAGATCAGCCCATTGCCTGGTATACGTTCGTTTGCAGTAGTGTTCAAACAGCTCTGAATAACAACCAGTCCAGCTCAATGCCTGGTGCACACAGGTCTGATTCACTGCGACCTGAAGTGAGTGGGGCTCTGCCCAGGCACTGGCTTGCTCAGTAGATGAGTCTAAGCACTTACGTGACTCATTCATCATCTTCCTTCTCTATACAGAGCCCCATCCTGAGAGGGGTTGAGTACGTGCTTAGCACACACAACTACCGTGGAGAGTCAGAGGTGCTCGGCACCTGTCCGGATTGGGTCCATAGTCTCTTATAACCTTTCCAGACTCATCTTTGACCTGGGACTTCTTAATTGTCCTGAACTTTCTAGCACCTGTATTCCTCCAAACAAAGACCTGAATCGGCCTTTCAGATCGGCATGTCTGGCCCCTGGTTCAGCATTATCAGCGGAGCTGTTCCTCAGAGCAGGCTGAGTGCTGGAGGTGAGGGAGGCCCCTGGGATCTTGGCACTTGAGGTACCTCCCCTGCCCGTGTAGAAACCTGGGTCTGCTGTGCACTGGGAGTGTGTCCATGTACCATGGGTCAGCGTGGCTGTGCACTGCTGGGCTTCAATTCAGGCAGTGCCCTGAGCCCTTAGGAACGAGGCAACGCAGGGCATGGACAGAAAGCTATGTTTAAAGGTGTATCCTCACTCAGAGACACTCGATCTTCCTGGCTACATACCATCTCTGGCCCCCGTGACTCCTCTTGATTGCACTGGTGTCCCCAGCAGCATAAGGCCTATGTGGGGTGTCAGTGAAAGTCAGTCCCACGCGGGGGTTCATGCACCTCCTGAGCTATCTGTAGAGCTGGCTTTTGGGACCTTGGGAAGTTCATGGCCCAGGGCTTCAGAACCATGTTGGTCCCCTGTTTTGTGAGATGACCTTAACTCGGAGGGGCCGCCTGCCGTCTGAATGTGCTGCTGGGGCTGTGCTAGCTCTGCCGAACGGAGAGCAGCATGTCCAAACCCAGGGAAAGACCTGCCATGCCCGTTTTGCCTGGCCACCATGTGGTGGAGGGCAGTAGCCATCCCTAGCCATAGGAAGAGGGAGTAAGTAGAGGAAAGcatttggggaaggagggaagagagacagaggaTAACGTCCTGGGGAGTGAGCTGTCTGTCACAGCGGGGGTGAGGAGTAGAGTCCACACCCAGCACGGCTGTCCGTCACCTAAAATATCCCCTCCCTGAATGTTCAGGATGCTCTGCTATCAACAGCCACATCAGAATGGTCTTGGCCAACGCTTCCAAAGAGGGTTGCTGCTCTTGCATTTTGAGCCATAGCATGGGCAGGGTCATAGATAGCAGGTGCCAGGCTTCTCTGATGCCATCTGAACGTAAGAAcgtaacataagaacagccacactgggtcagaccaatggaccatctagcccagtgtcgtgtcttctgacagtggccagtgccaggtgcttcaaagggaatgaacgaAAGGTCTTTTGCAAAAGACGTTTCCTTTGGAAATCCCGGCTGGGACCCAGGACTAGCCCTGCTCCCAAGACAGCGCTCGCTCCTGGCACTGCTGACCATCTATGTCACTAGCACAAAAGCATCTTTTCCGATTGCTGTTTTGCCTCCTCCAGTGATTTGATTGCAAATTGCGGAAATTGTTGAGAAACAGTGATTGTGCCGTGGTGCTTGCTCAGCCCCCAAGATAA
Proteins encoded:
- the CXXC5 gene encoding CXXC-type zinc finger protein 5 isoform X1; this translates as MSNPGAPQDAGNKPNMLDRNNPEDSQPPVNSERRNKSGIISEPLNKSLKKSRPLSHYSTFSSSSSVSEHSEKGTSLANGNEATTVDKSHSTSKHKNISSMLSKSDRASEISSEGQISLQQFAQSTDMLKRVVQEHIPLPNDHGTGISDMEAVSAAETMNSPSDFPYLGAFPINPGLFIMTPAGVFLAESALHMAGLAEYPMQNELASAINSGKKKRKRCGMCPPCRRRINCEQCSSCRNRKTGHQICKFRKCEELKKKPSAALEIFLFCVDFSFSFFPPPKAATAKRRKSPPQDKSSCIVTEPQRH
- the CXXC5 gene encoding CXXC-type zinc finger protein 5 isoform X2; this translates as MSNPGAPQDAGNKPNMLDRNNPEDSQPPVNSERRNKSGIISEPLNKSLKKSRPLSHYSTFSSSSSVSEHSEKGTSLANGNEATTVDKSHSTSKHKNISSMLSKSDRASEISSEGQISLQQFAQSTDMLKRVVQEHIPLPNDHGTGISDMEAVSAAETMNSPSDFPYLGAFPINPGLFIMTPAGVFLAESALHMAGLAEYPMQNELASAINSGKKKRKRCGMCPPCRRRINCEQCSSCRNRKTGHQICKFRKCEELKKKPSAALEAATAKRRKSPPQDKSSCIVTEPQRH
- the CXXC5 gene encoding CXXC-type zinc finger protein 5 isoform X3 yields the protein MSNPGAPQDAGNKPNMLDRNNPEDSQPPVNSERRNKSGIISEPLNKSLKKSRPLSHYSTFSSSSSVSEHSEKGTSLANGNEATTVDKSHSTSKHKNISSMLSKSDRASEISSEGQISLQQFAQSTDMLKRVVQEHIPLPNDHGTGISDMEAVSAAETMNSPSDFPYLGAFPINPGLFIMTPAGVFLAESALHMAGLAEYPMQNELASAINSGKKKRKRCGMCPPCRRRINCEQCSSCRNRKTGHQICKFRKCEELKKKPSAALEKVMLPTGAAFRWFQ